The stretch of DNA GGTCTTGGAGCGGTAGACGGTGTAGGAGGAGACCGGCACGTACGGGCTCTGCGTCCACGACAGCGTGAGCCGCTTGCCCACGAGCTGGGCGTTGCCCAGGGTGGGCGCCTTGGGAGCGGTGCTTGAGCCGACGGTCTTGGTGCCGTTCACGGCGTTCGACGCCTCGGACTCGTTCCCGACTGCGTCGACGCCCCGCACCTCGTACAGGTACGTGCGGCCCGCCTCGCCCTTCGTGTCACGGAAGGTCAGCGACGTGATCGAACCGACCTTCGTGCGCCGGGCGTTGGGGGACTCGGCGCGGTACAGGACGTACTTCACCGAGTCCGAGTCACCGGTGCGCCAGGTCAGCGTCACTCCGCGCTCGTCCTCGCGGGCAACGGTGAGGTCGCGCGGCGAGAAGGGGGAGACGGTGTCCCGGGTGCCGCGGAGGGGTTCGGTGTAGGGCGAGAAGTGGCCCGCGTCGTCCAGGGCGCGGATCTTGTAGGCGTACGAGACGTCGGCGTCGCCCGCGGTGTCGCTGTACGAGCTTGCGGAGACGGTGTCGAGCAGTTCGTAGGGCCCGACCTCGTCCGGTTCAGTGCCCTCCGCCTCGGCCCGGTAGACCTCGTAGCCGGTGGCCGCGGAGAGCGAACTCCAGGACAGGGAGACGGACTCGCGCCCGGACGTGACGTAGAAACCCTCGGGGGCGTCGTACAGGGGGTTCTCGGGCTGGTCCGGATCGTCGCCGACGGCCTTGACGGAACTGGCGGCCGAGGCGGGCGCGGTCGCGTGCGCGGTTCCGGTTAATCCGAGGGCGAGGATGACGACGGCTGCCGCGGAGGCGACGGCTGCGGGTCTGAGAGGGCGGCGTTTGGACACGGCTGGCGTTCCCTTTCCGGTGGAACCACGTACGGACGTACGGGAGTTCGGGATGCAGTCGTGGGGGGAGTTGGTGGTGCCGTGGGGGCAAGGAACTGTAGCTGGGCATGACGGGGCTACGACAGGCGGCGCGCCTTTGCCTGTCGGCGGGACGTGCGGTGCGTCAGACCTCGGAGCGGGTTGCCTGGGCCAGGAAGGCGGTCCAGGCCGCGGGCCTGACGGTGAAGTTGGGGCCGCTGGGGTTCTTTGAGTCGCGTACGTGGATGGCGTGGGGGTGGGGGGATACCTCTACG from Streptomyces sp. BA2 encodes:
- a CDS encoding DUF397 domain-containing protein, with product MSTEELTWFKSSHSSGGGGECLEVAYAWRKSSHSGGEGGECVEVSPHPHAIHVRDSKNPSGPNFTVRPAAWTAFLAQATRSEV